One segment of Ricinus communis isolate WT05 ecotype wild-type chromosome 8, ASM1957865v1, whole genome shotgun sequence DNA contains the following:
- the LOC125370905 gene encoding zinc finger BED domain-containing protein RICESLEEPER 1-like has product MELANYPTLRRGKQAILLEQMIELWLASIPPPSENNASSHNLSCHSAAQVNIRVHHQQKKKKTLLTLMKAFDMLEDIDSKFLADFGDDLPSEVDWTKAKVLIKFLKKFYDATCKLSGALYSTSNLYFLEVIKILKELDASKIIKDSELSQMTIEMRAEFDKYWGSLDKMNVMLFVAVVLDPRCKLKYLKAKYTIYYGEDEAKNLEKRVKIALELMVDEYKIIEDQLHMGEVVGSSEKSAYDSGPSDMETEEEIDEFFLEEEAQQNLSKISELDRYFEEFAEKFTIDFDILTWWKVNSVRYPILSKVARDVLAIQASTVASESAFSTGGRTLDQYRSSLLPTTAENRLLQLPLFQYGERTVRQ; this is encoded by the exons ATGGAGTTAGCCAACTATCCAACACtaagaagaggaaaacaaGCGATTCTACTTGAGCAAATGATAGAATTGTGGTTAGCTTCAATTCCACCTCCATCGGAAAATAATGCTTCATCTCACAACTTGAGTTGCCACTCTGCTGCTCAAGTAAACATCCGTGTCCACCAccaacagaaaaagaaaaaaacattgTTGACACTAATGAAG GCTTTTGATATGTTGGAGGACATAGACTCCAAATTTCTGGCTGATTTTGGTGATGATTTACCTAGTGAAGTAGATTGGACTAAAGCTAAGGTGCTAATAAAGTTTCTTAAGAAATTCTACGATGCTACTTGCAAGCTATCTGGTGCATTGTACTCTACttcaaatctttattttctggAGGtcataaagattttaaaagaactAGATGCTTCTAAAATTATCAAGGATAGTGAGCTAAGTCAAATGACCATTGAAATGCGAGCTGAATTTGACAAATATTGGGGTTCTTTAGATAAAATGAATGTTATGTTATTTGTGGCTGTTGTCTTGGATCCTAGGTGCAAATTAAAGTACTTGAAAGCTAAGTATACCATTTATTATGGTGAAGATGAGgcaaaaaatttagaaaaaaggGTGAAGATAGCTTTAGAGTTGATGGTGGATGAATACAAGATAATTGAGGATCAATTACATATGGGTGAGGTTGTAGGAAGCTCAGAGAAATCTGCATATGATAGTGGGCCAAGTGATATGGAAACAGAAGAAGAGATTGATGAGTTCTTTTTAGAGGAAGAAGCGCAACAGAATCTGTCTAAGATATCTGAGTTAGATAGATACTTCGAAGAATTTGCAGAAAAATTCACCATTGATTTCGATATCTTAACATGGTGGAAGGTGAATTCAGTAAGGTATCCTATCTTGTCCAAGGTTGCACGCGATGTATTGGCTATCCAAGCTTCAACAGTAGCCTCTGAATCTGCATTTAGTACTGGAGGACGAACTCTAGATCAATATAGAAGTTCTTTACTTCCTACAACAGCGGAG AACAGACTTCTTCAGCTACCATTATTTCAGTACGGTGAACGGACGGTACGACAGTGA